GCGAAGGAACTGATCAACAATGACGATAAGTTCGGGTCTATGATCATGACCGGCCTGCAAAAGGCTGTCGAAGTGCAGTCCTCAACTGTAGAGAAATACGTCAACTCTATTCGCAAGCGCAATCCTGAAGCTTCGCATGAAGAAATTCAGGACATCTTGGATAAGCACTTCATGCGCTTAGTACAGGGCACCGGTGCGGGCGCAGGTGCTGCCTCAGCAATACCGGGCGTTGGCCTTGTCACTGGCGTGGCAGCTATCGGCGCTGAGTCTTTGGTCTTTGTGGAAGCTGCTTCCTGGTACTTCCTAGCCTCCGCACACAATCGTGGAATTGATCTGAGCACCAAGGAACGCCGTATGGCTGTAGTTTTGCTCGTCCTCAACGGCGCGAAGGGCTCCGCGCTCGTTGATACCTTGGTCCAGGATGTCGGCAAGGGCAAGGGTCTGCCAACAGCCACCGCCTTGACGCGCTTTTCCGCGCCTTCCCTGTCTGGCCTTAACGGTCGTTTGCTCAATATGTTTATTAAGAACATGAGCAAGAGGATGCGGTGGATGTGGGTGTCCAAGCTGGTTCCGTTTGGTATCGGTGCGGCGCTTGGCGCAATTGCTAACCGCAAGCTTGGCCAGCAGATGGTCAAACACACTCGCACCCAGATTCCGGCGTTATTGGAGTGACCCGCAACTACCCCTCACTAAGGGTATGTTTATGCAGGTAACTCTGAGGGTTTACCGCCAAATAGGCGGGTGCTTATGGTTGAAATAACATTCAGCCGTATCATTAGGGACGAGCTGTCTACAGTTCTTAGCGGCGTATAGTGGCTAAGCGCTGGAAGCACAACTAAAGTCGACAAAAGACCCATACATAAACCCAAGGAAATGAGGCGAGCACCTGCCGTGAGCAACTCGAGCATTTATGGCCCCAATGCGTGGCTGATTGACGAACAGTTCCAGCAGTATTCCAAGGATCCCAACTCCGTAGATAAGGAGTGGAAAGAGTTCTTTGAGAAGAACGGTGCACCGAAGCAGCAGGGTGAATCTGCGGCAGCCGCACCGAAGGCCGCAGCACCAAAGGCAGCCGCGCCTAAGTCAGATGCCAAGGCAACAGAAGGCAAGCCAACTTCAACTAAGCAAGCTGCTCGCAAGACCGAGGTAGATTCCAGCGTTGAGCAGGCCAAGAAGGCACAGAAGGCGCCTGCTCCAGTCGCACCGGCACCAAAGAAGGGTCCGCAGTCTCCTCTGGATCGCATTGAGCCTTACCCAGAATTTTCTGAGAAGCCTCTTAAGGGCATGTTCAAGGCAATTGCTAAGAACATGGATCAGTCCCTAGAGATCCCAACCGCAACCACCGTGCGCGATATGCCGGTTAAGTTGATGTGGGAAAACCGTTCCATGATCAATGACCACCTCAAGCGCACCCGTGGTGGCAAGATCTCCTTTACCCATATTCTTGGCTGGGCCATCGTTAAGGCTGTTCAGATCCACCCAGATATGAACATCCGCTACGAGGTTCAGGACGGCAAGCCGACCGCCGTTCAGCCAGAGCACATCAACCTGGGTCTTGCTATTGACTTGCCTCAGAAGGATGGCTCCCGCGCGCTTGTTGTTGCAGCCATCAAGGAGTGCGAGAACAAGTCCTTTAATGAGTTCATCGACGCTTATGAAGATATTGTTGCTCGTTCCCGCAAGAACAAGCTAACGATGGATGACTTCTCCGGCGTTTCCATTAACCTCACCAACCCAGGTGGTATTGGTACCCGTCACTCCATTGCTCGTTTGACCAAGGGTTCCGGTTCCATCATTGGTGTCGGTTCTATGGATTACCCCGCAGAGTTCGCTGGTGCTTCCGCAGACCGCATGGCAGACCTCGGCGTTGGCCGTCTGGTTACCTTGACCTCCACCTATGACCACCGTGTCATCCAGGGTGCAGAGTCCGGCGAGTTCCTGCGCACCATCTCTCAGCTGATTATTGATAACAAATTCTGGGATGAGCTCTTCACCGCTTTGGGCGTTCCTTACCAGCCATTCCGCTGGGCACAGGACATGCCAAACAAGGGCATCGATAAGAACACCCGCGTTATGTCGCTGATCGAGGCATACCGTTCCCGCGGTCACTTGCTTGCCGATGTCAACCCAATCGGCTGGACCCAGCCAGGCCTTCCAATCCCAGATCACCGCGACTTGGACATGGAAACCCACGGCCTGACCATCTGGGATCTGGACCGTACGTTCAACGTCGGCGGCTTCGGCGACAAGGAATCCATGCAGCTGCGTGAGGTTCTCTCCCGCCTGCGTTCCGCATACACCCTCAAGGTTGGTACCGAGTACCAGCACATCCTCGACCGCGATGAGCGCGAGTGGCTGCGCGACCGCCTCGAGGCAGGTATGCCAAAGCCAACCAACGCTGAGCAGAAGTACATCCTGCAGAAGGTTAACGCGGCTGAAGCATTCGAGAACTTCCTGCAGACCAAATACGTCGGCCAGAAGCGTTTCTCCCTCGAGGGCGCTGAAGCACTGATTCCTTTGATGGACTCCGTTATCGACACCGCTGCTGGCCAGGGCCTGGATGAGGTTGTCATCGGCATGCCTCACCGTGGTCGTTTGAATGTGCTGTTCAACATCGTCGGCAAGCCACTTGCTCAGCTGTTCGCAGAGTTCGATGGCAACTTCAAGGGCGGCCAGGCTGGCGGCTCCGGTGACGTGAAGTACCACCTCGGCGCTGAAGGCGAGCACCTGCAGATGTTCGGCGATGGCGAAATCAAGGTCACCTTGACCGCCAACCCATCCCACCTGGAAGCTGTTGACCCAGTTCTGGTTGGTATGGCTCGCGCTAAGCAGGACATCCTGGACAAGGGCGAAGAGGGCTACTCCGTTGTCCCTCTGATGCTGCACGGCGATGCATCCTTCGCAGGCCTCGGCATCATTCAGGAGACCATCAACATCTCCCAGCTGCGTGGCTACACCGCCGGCGGTACCGTTCACGTTGTTGTGAACAACCAGATTGGTTTCACCACCACCCCAGATTCCTCGCGCTCCACCTACTACTCCACTGACTTGGCTAAGGGCTTCGATTGTCCTGTCTTCCACGTCAATGGTGATGACCCAGAGGCAGTTGTTTGGGTTGGCCAGCTCGCAACCGAGTACCGTCGTCGCTTCGGCAAGGACGTCTTCATTGACCTCATTTGCTACCGCCTGCGCGGTCACAACGAGGCTGATGATCCTTCCATGACCCAGCCGGTTCTCTACGGCAAGATCAACGACCACCGCGGTGTTCGTGAGTCTTACACCGACGACCTTATCGGTCGTGGCGACCTGTCCCCGGAGGACGCAGAGGCAGCAGCACGAGACTTCCACGACCAGATGGAATCTGTCTTCGCTGAGGTCAAGGAAGCTGAGAAGATGGGCCCACAGGAGCAAGAGGGCATCACCTCGTCCCAGGCTCTGACCCGCGGCCTGGACACCTCCATCACCGCTGATGAGCTACGTGCTCTTGGCCAGTCCTACCTGGATACCCCAGAAGGCTTTGAGTTCCACAAGCGCGTGGGCAAGGTCGCTCAGGACCGTGCTAAGACCTCCATCGAAGGCGGCATCGACTGGGGCTGGGGCGAGCTCATCGCCTTCGGTTCCCTGGCTAATGAAGGCAAGCTCGTTCGCCTGGCTGGTGAGGATTCGCGTCGTGGTACCTTCACCCAGCGCCACGCCATCGCTTTCGATCCAAACAGCGGCGAAGAGTTCAACCCGCTCAACAACCTCGCTGCAGAGCGCGGCAACGGCGGCAAGTTCCTGCCTTATAACTCGGCTCTGACCGAGTACGCAGGCATGGGCTTCGAGTACGGCTACTCCCTGGGCAACCAGGACGCAGTTGTTGTTTGGGAAGCACAGTTCGGCGACTTCGCCAACGGTGCGCAGACCATCATCGATGAGTACGTCTCCTCCGGCGAAGCCAAGTGGGGCCAGACCTCTTCCCTGATTCTCCTTCTGCCGCACGGCTATGAAGGCCAGGGCCCTGACCACTCTTCCGCTCGCATCGAGCGCTTCCTGCAGCTGTGTGCTGAGGGTTCCATGACTGTTGCACAGCCAACCACCCCAGCTAACCACTTCCACTTGCTGCGCCGTCAGGCACTTGGTGAGATGAAGCGTCCACTGGTCGTCTTCTCCCCTAAGTCCATGCTGCGTAACAAGGCTGCATACTCCTCCATCGAAGAGTTCACCGACGTCACCTCGTTCACCTCGGTCATCAACGACCCGAACCTGGTTGACCGCGACGGCAACGTCATCGGTGATGCCGACAAGGTTAAGACCATCATGCTGTGTTCCGGCAAGATCTACTACGACTTGGAGAAGAAGCGCGCCGCTGATGGCCGCGACGACATCGCCATCGTCCGTGTAGAGATGCTGCACCCAATTCCGTTCAACCGTCTGCGTGAAGCGTTTGAGAAGTTCCCTAACGCTACCCAGGTACGTTTCGTTCAGGATGAGCCAGCAAACCAGGGTTCATGGCCGTTCTACAACGAGCACCTGCGCAACCTCATCCCAGATATGCCTGAGATGGTTCGCGTCTCCCGCCGTGCACAGTCTTCGACTGCTACCGGTATTTCTAAGGTTCACCAGCTCGAGCAGAAGAACCTTCTCGACGAGGCCTTCGACATCTAGTCCAAGCCTTTAAGAGCAACAAGCAGCTCACTCCAGATTGTTGGAGTGAGCTGCTTCTTTTTCTTTGCAGTTGCTTGCCGATGCCAACCGCATGCCAACCGATGCTACTGCCGCGCCCAATCCCCAATCGGGCCCGGCAACGCCGCCGGCGGGTCACCCAGCAGATCCCGACGATTCTTATCCGCCTCCACCCTCGACGTCACTGCCTTAATCATCCCCGACTTCTTCTTTTCCTGATTTCGCCCCGCGGCACCCGGCGCCATCATCGGCCCAGCAGCGCCACGACCATGCGCATTCTGTGCTGCTCCGGCACCAGTACCCGCGCCATGCGCCCCCGCACCTGCCCCGGCTCCCGCACGACTAGCGCTTTCACCAGTTCCGCCCAGTACGCGCGAGCCGCCCTCGCCTGCCGCCGCACCAAACCCACGACCGCTCAGTCCGCCACCAGCTCCAGCGCCACGCGCACCTCCAAGCCCGGCCCCAGCAATTCCCCCGCGGATTCCCGAAGCTGCACTGCCATTACCTGCGCCACCAAGTGCACCTGCCCCGCCAAGCGCCCCCAATGGTCCCATGGCCCCGGAACCAGCGCCCGCCCCCAGGCCTCCGATTCCCGAACCCGCCGACGCCGCAGCACCCGCGCCGCTCTGCCCGAGTCCCGGATTTACACCATTGTTGAAAGCGCCACTGCCAATGCCATCAAGACCCGCAGCCGACGTGCCCGTGTTCTCAAGAGTCTGCATTCCCCCGTTAATGAACTCTTGTAGCTTTCCCCCGCCATACAACGCCTCATTTCGATCTGCCACCGCCTGCCGAACCTGATCCACCAACCCCTGATCAATATTCTCCAGGGCAACCAACTCCCCATCAGCCACCCCGAAAGACCCCGGTCCAATCTCCCCGCTTTGAATCGCTTCCTGAATCTCCTGCGGCCACACCACCTTATCAGTGTTGTAGCGGACCCCCGTCCCCGCAATCGACTCCAGCCCAATCTCGACATTATCCCCGCGTCCATTTGACGACGGCGGATCAGTGAGGCTCTGCTGATCCGGAAGTGAACTTGATACCAGCTCCTGCAGCTTCAATTGCCATTTCGTCAGCATCGCTGCTTCAACTGTCTTTTGAATTATCGGATCAGGAATGGCTTGCACTGCTGTGACATCAGCGGGTAACTCGATATACGCTGTCGGAGCCTTGCTCATCATATTGAACGCTCGAGAATTCATCAAAGACGCATTAGCAGCAAATTGCTCGCCTGTAGCTGCCATTTCTCGAATTCTAACGGCCGCATTTCGAGTAAAGTCACTGTCGTGCTCGGACTCCAATTGTGATGCGGCACTATTCAGTTGTTTTACAACTTGGCTAATGTTCGTTGCCAGAGTAAGCCAGTCCGCAGCAACCTGTCCGAGTTGGTCGAACCTCGTGGTATTGAAATTGTTCGCCAATTGCACCAATGACGCACCTGGTATTACTACGGGTGGCACAAATGAGAGTGGATATTTCTGACTACTTGGTTGCGCCGGTAGTGAAACTCCACTAGCCCCAACCCAGCCGCCCTCATCCGCAATCTCGATTCCTTGCGAATTTGAGGTGTCCTGCTGAGAAATTGAGTCTGCTTCGGCTGCAACGAGGCCGCTTGCCCAACTAACTTGCTCCGCAAACTTCTTCAAAATTTCTTGTGCAGAAGCAGGGTCTTGCGTTATGGCTCGTCCGTGAATCACACCAGCTTCATTCATTCCCACAATGGATGAGAATTGTCCACCAATGCTGCTCTGCACAGCACCAGCCGTCATTTCGATTTCCCTTTGAGCTAAGGCAAGCTGCGCCGAAGTAGATTCTAACGCTGCGAGATTAATCTTCATGTTTTCCATCCAGTTCCAAAACGGTCTTTAGTTTCATTTGTGCTTCATCGCATGGATCAAATGAAAAGTTTTCATTCCCATATTCAAAAGACTGAAAGGACACGCTAAAGGTTCCCCGTTCAGTTTCAATTGCGGCTTGGCATTCGGAATCCGCAAGGTATTTAGAACGATGCAGTAAAATAGGGTCCCCATTGCTCGTCTGATCCCATGTAACGTCCCCTGAGATACCAAGAAATGCATCATGATTATGCCTGCTTCCTTGAAGATTGAAAATTGAAGTACCGTACTCGGGTCCGGCATTGAACGTACATGTCCCGTCGACCTCGCCAACACCTTCCATCATTTCTTTGCCGTGTAAGCCGGCCTTTTCCAAGAAGTCGTCAGGGATCTCGAGGCAGGGTTTGTATTGGACGTAGTCGGGATCGCTTCGATCAAATTCTCCGAGGGGCGGAATCACAGGCTCGGCTTCAATGCCATCGCCAGCGGCAGCTACGTCGGTGTTCTCATCGGTTGATTCAATGCTTGATTCTGGGACCACTGATTCGGGTGCCGAATCTGTGGACTCACCACCTATATTGATGGTGCAACCAGTCAAAATTGCGCCGGCGGCAAATAAGATTCCAGTGTGGCGTAGTTTCCTCAACAAATGCATCAAGTCCCCTTATAGAATGCAGAATTCGGCACAGCCTTGTGCCAAGACAATAACTATTGGTTCCCCGATCCCCCAATATTTTTTATCAAGCATGCCCGAACTAGTTGGAAATGTCTACGGTTAATTGCAAAAAGGTGGCATCAGCAAGCACTACTTAACCGTTGTAATTGTCTTTGCCATCTGCAGTAAGAATGGAACGCAAATAGTGCTCCGATTGAGCACAGGTGTCTCCATCTGCATTTGGGGACTTATGACTCACCAGCAAAGTTCCACGTTCAGTACCAACCGTCGCACTGCAGCTCGGAGCGCCACCATACGAATTGTCTATGAGTCCGATCGGGATTCCATCGCTTGTTTCAGACCATCCCATTGCTTCATCGCCTTCAAGGAATTCCAGTCCGACAAACAATGCTGAAATGGATAACTTTCAATTTCCCTCCATCGTCAAATAACACGCTGGGGTCGATTCATTCTCAAGGACAGTTTTAAGCTCACTCATGCCCAGGCTTTCGTAAAACTCACTCGGGACTTCCGTGCAGGGATTAAAAACATCAGTCAGATTTCCCACCACAGCAGATTCTCCGAGTTCCGGCAAGTATCCGCCCTCAAGAAAGCTATCTACCCCGCCATTAGAATCGCCAGTTCCGTCTGCGGCATTTTCAATTGTCTGCGATGACGTCGCACCTGTTACCGAGTCGTTGGCTTCAGCTTCAGGACTTCCCCCACCCATGTTTATCGTGCATCCGGTCAATAGCATTGTCGCAGCTGCTGCGACAAACCCCACACTGACTGTTCTGTTTTTACGGAAGTTCATTCTTGCCCAACTATTAACTTGAAAGTAAAAGTCCGTGGCCATCTTCGCCAAATACGAGATGACGGTGACGCTAACTAACCGTGGTAGTTGTCCCTGCCGTCTGCGGTTAACAATGTCCGAAGCCAGTATTCAGCATCGATACACAAATCCTCGGGTTCGCTAAATCCAACAGACAGAAATCCCACCGCAAGTGTTGCCCGAGTGGTTTCAATCGTGGCCATACAATTGGATAAAAGTCCGCTTCTTTCACACACCAATAGGAACGGATCTCTAAAACTTGTCTTTGACCATCTTCCTGGTACTTCGCTAATTCGACGACCAGACAGGCTGTGGGGTGTGCTTCCAAAAGAAACTTCCGAGAGATCACCCAGCCAAGCATGACTGCAGGTTCCTATTTCTGAATCGGCATGGTATTGAAATTTGAGATCAGTCAAACCAAAACTCTCATAGAAATCTCTTGGCACATCAAAGCACGGACCAAAGAATTCCACACTCGCCAGCGCCGGATTAAATTCACCAAGCTCAGGGAAGTATCCATCAGAGGCTGCTTCTAGTGTGTCTCCGACCCCGTCGCCGCCGACCGAACCACCAGAATTGAACGGACTTGCGTCAGTAATTCCATTACCATCTTGAAATCCAGACGACGCTGAGTCTGCGGTGCCTGTATTTGCACCGCTTGAACGGTCAACCGGCCCGAATTCAGTGGAACAGGACGAGATTGCTAAACCTAAAAATTGCAGCACCATAGTGCACGCAATTAATCTTTTGTATTTCAACTTGAAGAGGTCCCCCGACTCTCATCTTCAGATATTGCTATGCGCCAATGGTGCCCCCGAGTTTCGATAGGCTCAATTAAGACCTGCACTAAGCATGCCCTAAGTTACCGAGAAATAATAGAAAATGAGAACTAACTCATAGTTTTCATTGCGCTGTATATCGGGATGTACCCTTCGCGCTCACAGAAACAGCGGGACTAGCGAGGAGCAGTTCCATGGTGAGCGCGAAGGGTACGCGGGGAAGGGCTAGTTGGTGGTGGAATCGGAGCCCGAGTCGGAATCGGTGCCGGAGCTGTCGGAGACAGCATCGCCAGTGTCGAGATTGCCGCCGCCAGCGACGGAGGTGAGGATCCACTGCTCAACGACGTCTTCAACGGGGGCGGTGCGGGAGGCATCGACAAGCTCGTGCAAGTCTGTATTCGTGATGTACTTGGTCACGCTGTTGACTTCATGGCGGTCAACGCGGTTGAGCAAGGTCTTTTTGTAGATAGGGACGATGTCCATGGGGATGTCGACCTCATCGAAGTCATCACACCAGGTAGCGGCGGATGGATCATTAGTCATCCAGTCCGTTGGCATGGCGCCCATCATCTCATCGTGGGTGACCACATTGTTATTGCGGCCGTCGAAATCTTCCTCGGCCTCAAATGCCGCTTCAAGCTCTTGCGCGCGGGCGGGATCGTTCTCCCACAGAATCTGGCCGGTGCAACCAATGCGGAAATTGCCCTCACCGGAGTGAGCAATCTCAACATCGCGGCCCTCAATTTCCAACGTGCCGCGGTAGATTTCTGCGAGCACCATCTGCTCAGCATCATCTGGCTCCACTACTATTCTCACCGGCTCAGACTGAAGCCCATTTGCTTCCGGGGTCACCTCAGCAAAACTGCAGGCAGAAAGCACTGCCGTCGACAAAACTAGACACATCGCACCAAACTTCTTCACCCATAGCAGCCTAGCAGCCTCCGCCTTTCGAATTCGTGCGCGACGGGTCTAGACTGGAAAGCGCTATGACTACCCCATTAACTGAATCCGCTGTCCGCAGCGCGCTCTCCCGCGTAGAGGATCCTGAGATTGGTAAGCCGATTACAGAACTCAACATGGTCAACACCGTCGAGGTGGATGGCCAGGACGTTTCCGTTGAGATTTTGTTGACCATTGCCGGCTGTCCAATGAAAAAAACGATCGACACTAACGTCCGTGCCGCAATTGAAGACATTGAAGGCGTCGGCAAAGTTAATGTCACTCTCGGCGCAATGACCGATGAGCAGCGTTTGGAGCTTAAGAAACAGCTTCGTGGCAGCGCGCAGGATCCGGAGATTCCTTTTGCGAATCCGGATTCTACGACGCGCGTCTTTGCAGTCGCTTCGGGCAAGGGTGGCGTTGGTAAGTCCTCTATGACCGTGAACTTGGCTGCGGCATTGCACGCGCAGGGTTTCAAGGTTGGCATCGTTGACGCCGATATTTATGGCCACTCCGTGCCTGGTCAGTTGGGCAGCATCGCTGGTCCGACTGTGTTGGATGATGAAATGTTGCTGCCACCAATTGCGCATGGCATTAAGCACATTTCCATTGGCCAGTTCGTGCAGGGTAACGCCCCAATCGTGTGGCGTGGACCTATGCTGCACCGTGCGCTGCAGCAGTTCCTCACCGACGTCTTTTGGGGCGATTTAGACTTCCTCTTGCTGGACTTGCCACCAGGCACCGGTGACGTTGCGTTGTCGGTTGCTCAGCTCATTCCAAACGCAGAGTTGCTGGTTGTCACCACCCCGCAGGCTGCGGCCGCCGAGGTGGCAGAGCGTGCAGGTTCCATCGCTCAGCAGACCCGCCAGCGCGTGGCAGGTGTTATTGAGAACATGTCCGCAATGGTGCTTCCCGATGGATCGGTAGTCGACGTCTTTGGCTCCGGCGGCGGGCAGGTTGTTGCAGAGCGCTTAACGACACTGCTTGGATACGACGTTGAGCAGCTCGGCCAGGTTCCTCTGGAACCTGCGCTGCGTGAAGATAGTGACTCCGGCACCCCGACTGTTATTGCTCACCCAGAATCTGCTGCAGCGACTGCCATTTCTGATGTTGCGACCAAGGTTGCAAAGCGCCGTACTTCCCTAGCGGGCAAGCCCCTGGGGCTGGGCGTTACCAATAACTAGGTAATATCCGCCCAGGAGAATCCGCCGCCAGCATATCCCTGACTATTGATATTGGGATTGCGCGGCGGATTATTTTGTGCCTGATACTGGTGCTGTTGATATTGCTGCTGCGGCACCTGTTGCTGAGGCTGTGCCTGAGCTTGTGGTTGTTGCTGCGGTTGCTGCTGAACAGGCTGCTGCGCTGGCTGTTGCGCTGGTTGCGCCCCGTATTGCTGCGCAAAGTTGGGCTGCGCAGTATTTTCTGGAGTCAGCGGCTTCGGTTCTTCTAAAAGTTTCTTCGGGTTGAAGTCATCCCAGGCAGAATCATCGCCATCGAAAAGTGCTTTGGTGATCGCAGCACGCGGGCCCATCCGGCCCCACTCTGCGGCCTGAGACAATGGCTCACGGATCGAGTCGAACTCTTTGCCAATACCTTCGAAGTCGCCGTTGAGCTCCTTCTTCGCGTTATTGATCGCCTTACGAGCAGCGAAAATTGCGGCACGAACATCCTGAATTACATTGGGCAAACGTTCTGGGCCGATGATAATCAACGCCAGCAATCCGATAAAAAATATCTCTACCCAGCCAATAGACGAAAACACGGATTTAGCTTACTCGTTTCCTCGTTGGTTGTGCTTAATCGCCCGCACGACCATTTCTAGCTTGTCAAAGAAGTCCTGCCGGGTCGCAGGTTCGTGTTCCTCTTCC
This region of Corynebacterium casei LMG S-19264 genomic DNA includes:
- a CDS encoding multifunctional oxoglutarate decarboxylase/oxoglutarate dehydrogenase thiamine pyrophosphate-binding subunit/dihydrolipoyllysine-residue succinyltransferase subunit translates to MSNSSIYGPNAWLIDEQFQQYSKDPNSVDKEWKEFFEKNGAPKQQGESAAAAPKAAAPKAAAPKSDAKATEGKPTSTKQAARKTEVDSSVEQAKKAQKAPAPVAPAPKKGPQSPLDRIEPYPEFSEKPLKGMFKAIAKNMDQSLEIPTATTVRDMPVKLMWENRSMINDHLKRTRGGKISFTHILGWAIVKAVQIHPDMNIRYEVQDGKPTAVQPEHINLGLAIDLPQKDGSRALVVAAIKECENKSFNEFIDAYEDIVARSRKNKLTMDDFSGVSINLTNPGGIGTRHSIARLTKGSGSIIGVGSMDYPAEFAGASADRMADLGVGRLVTLTSTYDHRVIQGAESGEFLRTISQLIIDNKFWDELFTALGVPYQPFRWAQDMPNKGIDKNTRVMSLIEAYRSRGHLLADVNPIGWTQPGLPIPDHRDLDMETHGLTIWDLDRTFNVGGFGDKESMQLREVLSRLRSAYTLKVGTEYQHILDRDEREWLRDRLEAGMPKPTNAEQKYILQKVNAAEAFENFLQTKYVGQKRFSLEGAEALIPLMDSVIDTAAGQGLDEVVIGMPHRGRLNVLFNIVGKPLAQLFAEFDGNFKGGQAGGSGDVKYHLGAEGEHLQMFGDGEIKVTLTANPSHLEAVDPVLVGMARAKQDILDKGEEGYSVVPLMLHGDASFAGLGIIQETINISQLRGYTAGGTVHVVVNNQIGFTTTPDSSRSTYYSTDLAKGFDCPVFHVNGDDPEAVVWVGQLATEYRRRFGKDVFIDLICYRLRGHNEADDPSMTQPVLYGKINDHRGVRESYTDDLIGRGDLSPEDAEAAARDFHDQMESVFAEVKEAEKMGPQEQEGITSSQALTRGLDTSITADELRALGQSYLDTPEGFEFHKRVGKVAQDRAKTSIEGGIDWGWGELIAFGSLANEGKLVRLAGEDSRRGTFTQRHAIAFDPNSGEEFNPLNNLAAERGNGGKFLPYNSALTEYAGMGFEYGYSLGNQDAVVVWEAQFGDFANGAQTIIDEYVSSGEAKWGQTSSLILLLPHGYEGQGPDHSSARIERFLQLCAEGSMTVAQPTTPANHFHLLRRQALGEMKRPLVVFSPKSMLRNKAAYSSIEEFTDVTSFTSVINDPNLVDRDGNVIGDADKVKTIMLCSGKIYYDLEKKRAADGRDDIAIVRVEMLHPIPFNRLREAFEKFPNATQVRFVQDEPANQGSWPFYNEHLRNLIPDMPEMVRVSRRAQSSTATGISKVHQLEQKNLLDEAFDI
- a CDS encoding DUF3558 family protein → MHLLRKLRHTGILFAAGAILTGCTINIGGESTDSAPESVVPESSIESTDENTDVAAAGDGIEAEPVIPPLGEFDRSDPDYVQYKPCLEIPDDFLEKAGLHGKEMMEGVGEVDGTCTFNAGPEYGTSIFNLQGSRHNHDAFLGISGDVTWDQTSNGDPILLHRSKYLADSECQAAIETERGTFSVSFQSFEYGNENFSFDPCDEAQMKLKTVLELDGKHED
- a CDS encoding Mrp/NBP35 family ATP-binding protein, coding for MTTPLTESAVRSALSRVEDPEIGKPITELNMVNTVEVDGQDVSVEILLTIAGCPMKKTIDTNVRAAIEDIEGVGKVNVTLGAMTDEQRLELKKQLRGSAQDPEIPFANPDSTTRVFAVASGKGGVGKSSMTVNLAAALHAQGFKVGIVDADIYGHSVPGQLGSIAGPTVLDDEMLLPPIAHGIKHISIGQFVQGNAPIVWRGPMLHRALQQFLTDVFWGDLDFLLLDLPPGTGDVALSVAQLIPNAELLVVTTPQAAAAEVAERAGSIAQQTRQRVAGVIENMSAMVLPDGSVVDVFGSGGGQVVAERLTTLLGYDVEQLGQVPLEPALREDSDSGTPTVIAHPESAAATAISDVATKVAKRRTSLAGKPLGLGVTNN
- a CDS encoding Sec-independent protein translocase family protein, yielding MFSSIGWVEIFFIGLLALIIIGPERLPNVIQDVRAAIFAARKAINNAKKELNGDFEGIGKEFDSIREPLSQAAEWGRMGPRAAITKALFDGDDSAWDDFNPKKLLEEPKPLTPENTAQPNFAQQYGAQPAQQPAQQPVQQQPQQQPQAQAQPQQQVPQQQYQQHQYQAQNNPPRNPNINSQGYAGGGFSWADIT